One Turneriella parva DSM 21527 genomic region harbors:
- a CDS encoding PadR family transcriptional regulator yields MKRENKTQYALLGILTQYECSGYDMKKFIETSIGYFWNESFGQIYPNLKKLEQQGLIRKAKTLDAKGTDRIVYAITATGRKKLQQWLAKPAEPLAERNELLLKLFFGSQLDHNGIRRHLQRHQEMGEATLKVYAGVEKDIADYKDKSPDYPFWRMTLDYGIERTKMELRWVKSAHEILDSIAKKKTGSKKP; encoded by the coding sequence ATGAAGCGCGAGAACAAAACCCAGTACGCCCTGCTTGGCATTCTGACGCAATACGAATGCAGCGGCTACGATATGAAAAAGTTTATCGAGACGAGCATCGGCTATTTCTGGAATGAAAGTTTCGGCCAGATCTATCCCAATCTGAAAAAACTCGAGCAGCAAGGGTTAATCCGCAAGGCAAAAACCCTCGATGCAAAAGGCACCGACCGTATCGTCTACGCAATTACCGCCACCGGCCGCAAGAAGCTGCAGCAATGGCTCGCCAAACCAGCCGAGCCGCTCGCTGAGCGTAACGAGCTCTTGCTGAAGCTTTTCTTTGGCAGCCAGCTTGATCATAACGGCATTCGCCGGCACCTGCAGCGCCACCAGGAAATGGGCGAGGCAACGCTCAAGGTTTATGCCGGCGTCGAAAAAGACATCGCCGATTACAAAGACAAGTCGCCCGATTACCCTTTCTGGCGCATGACGCTCGACTATGGTATCGAGCGCACGAAGATGGAGCTCAGATGGGTGAAGTCGGCCCACGAAATTCTCGACTCCATCGCCAAAAAGAAAACCGGGAGCAAAAAGCCATGA
- a CDS encoding DUF3592 domain-containing protein — protein MNGFRNASYVGFVLFLIGLVVTGYGLYNLTIEKKLDAVGIKTKGKVYDLAVIEPYRKALVEFKDSKGKKVQFEDKLFWNHSFQKYTKGQEVEVLYDPADPIRTAVINDFFQRATAPWFPVIIGGILFIVGFILRKIMLKKAKELDARMGR, from the coding sequence ATGAACGGATTCAGAAACGCCTCATATGTGGGCTTTGTGCTTTTTCTCATCGGTCTCGTCGTGACGGGCTATGGACTCTACAATCTCACCATCGAAAAGAAGCTCGATGCAGTCGGCATCAAGACCAAGGGCAAGGTCTATGACCTCGCCGTGATCGAACCCTACCGCAAGGCATTGGTCGAGTTCAAAGATAGTAAGGGCAAAAAAGTGCAATTTGAAGACAAACTCTTCTGGAACCACAGCTTTCAAAAGTACACCAAGGGACAAGAGGTCGAAGTGCTCTATGACCCGGCCGACCCAATTCGTACGGCAGTTATCAACGACTTTTTTCAGCGCGCCACTGCTCCCTGGTTTCCCGTGATCATCGGCGGCATTCTGTTTATCGTGGGCTTCATTCTGCGCAAGATCATGCTCAAGAAAGCCAAAGAGCTTGATGCGCGAATGGGTAGATAA
- a CDS encoding FG-GAP repeat protein, producing the protein MNTRSLAVILLTGIATLQCAKNENANTDKGNGNAASSGFSVSATVSGLTGTGLVLTLNSATDIAVSANGTVSVAGSLAGGATYAVAVKTQPVNPDQICAVANASGTITGGNVTNIAITCEVTGWQQEAYVKASNANGSDSFGSAVAIEGDLMVVGAYAEDSDSNTILQGSTASSSNAGNTNGAAYVFRRTGNIWIQEAYLKPSNMDERDKFGWAVAISNGRIAVAAPDEDANQTTITHGSTASSNNTQANAGAVYIFEKNGTNWEQKAYIKAPNAAAGHEFGYALAMSGDTLVVGAKGESSAQTTITNGPTASTDTSTANSGAVYVYRRTSGTWAQEAYIKAGNSEYLDLFGYSASISGDAIVVGAYNEDSGQSTITNGSGTSSDNSITNSGAVYVYRRSGVNWSQEAYIKAPNPDAEDLFGYMVAISGDTILVGAGGDDSGQTTITNGTTASTDNSVIEAGAAYIYRRTAGIWSQEAYLKASNAESNDGFGYTIALQGNVAVVSCAYDDSSQTTVTNGSTASSDNSVNDTGAAFIFRRNGTTWSQEAYLKPPVAQANKWFGEAGLSISGDTVAVYAYGDSSNQNTITNGPTASSDTSMSGAGAVHVFRLK; encoded by the coding sequence ATGAACACCAGAAGTTTAGCCGTTATATTGCTTACGGGCATTGCCACGTTGCAATGCGCCAAGAACGAGAACGCGAATACAGATAAGGGCAACGGCAATGCCGCCAGCTCAGGCTTTTCAGTCAGCGCCACCGTTTCGGGCCTCACCGGCACGGGCCTTGTGCTAACGCTCAATTCGGCCACAGACATCGCTGTCTCGGCAAATGGCACGGTATCGGTCGCGGGCAGCCTCGCAGGCGGTGCCACCTATGCGGTGGCTGTCAAAACCCAGCCCGTGAACCCCGACCAAATCTGCGCCGTGGCAAACGCCAGCGGCACCATTACTGGGGGGAATGTGACCAATATTGCGATTACCTGCGAAGTAACTGGCTGGCAACAAGAAGCTTACGTAAAGGCGTCGAATGCGAATGGATCCGATAGTTTTGGCTCTGCGGTCGCAATTGAAGGCGACCTGATGGTTGTCGGTGCTTACGCTGAAGACAGTGACTCAAATACCATTCTTCAAGGTTCAACCGCAAGTTCAAGCAACGCAGGTAACACCAACGGTGCTGCATATGTATTCCGTCGAACGGGAAATATATGGATTCAAGAGGCCTATCTGAAACCATCTAATATGGATGAGCGAGACAAGTTCGGTTGGGCGGTTGCCATATCAAATGGTCGGATCGCCGTAGCGGCGCCAGATGAAGATGCTAATCAAACAACCATTACGCACGGAAGCACTGCCAGTAGTAACAACACACAAGCGAATGCCGGAGCGGTATATATATTCGAAAAGAATGGAACAAACTGGGAACAGAAGGCTTATATAAAAGCGCCCAATGCTGCGGCCGGCCACGAATTCGGTTACGCACTAGCAATGTCTGGTGATACTCTGGTGGTAGGTGCCAAGGGTGAATCGAGCGCACAAACAACGATTACCAACGGCCCAACAGCGAGCACCGATACGTCAACCGCAAATTCAGGCGCAGTTTACGTCTACCGCCGGACAAGTGGCACTTGGGCGCAAGAAGCGTACATCAAGGCAGGCAACTCAGAATATTTGGACCTTTTCGGCTATAGCGCGAGCATATCTGGCGACGCGATTGTCGTGGGTGCTTACAACGAAGATAGTGGGCAATCTACCATTACGAATGGGTCAGGGACAAGTTCGGATAACTCGATCACGAATTCAGGGGCCGTCTACGTATACCGCAGATCGGGTGTCAACTGGAGCCAAGAAGCATATATTAAAGCACCGAACCCTGATGCTGAAGACTTGTTTGGATATATGGTCGCGATTTCAGGAGACACGATATTGGTTGGCGCAGGTGGTGATGACAGCGGACAAACGACCATCACCAATGGCACAACAGCCAGCACTGACAATTCGGTAATTGAAGCGGGCGCAGCCTATATATACCGGCGCACCGCAGGCATTTGGAGTCAAGAAGCTTATCTTAAAGCATCGAATGCCGAAAGCAATGATGGCTTTGGCTACACCATTGCGCTTCAGGGTAATGTCGCTGTAGTTAGTTGCGCGTACGATGACAGCAGCCAAACCACCGTCACTAATGGGAGTACCGCCAGCTCAGATAACTCTGTCAATGACACCGGAGCAGCTTTCATCTTCAGACGAAATGGCACAACCTGGTCACAGGAAGCGTATCTTAAACCACCCGTCGCCCAGGCAAACAAATGGTTCGGTGAAGCAGGTCTTTCGATATCTGGCGACACCGTCGCGGTCTACGCCTACGGCGACAGCAGCAACCAAAACACCATCACCAACGGCCCAACGGCCAGCAGCGACACGTCGATGTCAGGTGCCGGCGCGGTGCATGTGTTTCGGTTAAAGTAA
- a CDS encoding AgmX/PglI C-terminal domain-containing protein, which translates to MTEHKWLTKSSLSVALASLALASTVMAGYLMFELRAMSGALAAQTGRHERGGRGNDAYLAGPVKNRIQKGYGELHTCYLEYLKTNPQLKDGSVTLDWQIDTNGDTLKPEVVRSDIKNAPFENCLAAKIARWQFAPTPVVKYVEHRFNFKNEL; encoded by the coding sequence ATGACTGAACACAAATGGCTGACAAAATCTTCGTTGTCTGTCGCACTTGCGAGTCTGGCGCTTGCCAGCACCGTAATGGCAGGCTATCTCATGTTTGAGCTTAGAGCCATGAGCGGAGCTCTTGCCGCCCAGACGGGCAGGCATGAACGGGGCGGCAGGGGCAACGACGCATATCTCGCTGGCCCAGTGAAAAACCGCATTCAAAAGGGTTATGGTGAGCTGCACACCTGCTACCTCGAATACCTAAAGACAAACCCGCAGCTCAAAGACGGCAGCGTCACTCTCGACTGGCAGATCGACACGAATGGCGACACGCTAAAGCCCGAGGTTGTACGCTCAGACATAAAGAATGCCCCTTTCGAAAACTGCCTTGCCGCAAAAATCGCGCGCTGGCAGTTTGCCCCGACGCCGGTGGTGAAATATGTCGAGCATAGGTTTAACTTCAAGAACGAGCTATGA
- a CDS encoding HEPN domain-containing protein has protein sequence MKLFQAWLKEAEQDILWARDSLGHGHFSRSCFIAQQIGEKSLKALAYSRGAESARGHSITALAKQLGINGEIETIGRELDLFYISARYPDSLPDNMPPSDFFSREQAERALASAERLFSLIAEMIHAAGN, from the coding sequence ATGAAGCTGTTTCAGGCATGGCTGAAAGAGGCTGAACAGGATATCCTCTGGGCAAGGGATAGCCTCGGGCACGGCCATTTCTCCCGCAGCTGCTTCATCGCGCAGCAGATCGGTGAAAAGTCTCTGAAGGCATTGGCATATTCAAGAGGAGCTGAAAGCGCACGCGGGCATTCGATCACGGCGCTGGCGAAACAACTTGGCATCAACGGTGAAATAGAGACCATCGGCCGTGAACTGGATCTTTTCTATATATCGGCCCGTTATCCCGATAGCCTGCCCGACAATATGCCCCCTTCAGATTTTTTTTCCCGCGAGCAGGCAGAACGTGCTCTCGCCAGCGCTGAGCGGCTATTTTCGTTGATTGCAGAAATGATTCACGCGGCTGGCAACTGA
- a CDS encoding nucleotidyltransferase domain-containing protein has protein sequence MSIVFTPDQQNLVKQDREQLVEMLRSMLADQVQAAYIFGSFASGNHEPLSDIDLIVVAQTALPFHERPHQFERVYEVWPRIDLLVYTPEEFARQLQNADQGGFWKSVKDSLVKIL, from the coding sequence ATGAGCATTGTTTTTACTCCAGACCAACAGAATCTGGTAAAACAAGATCGCGAGCAATTGGTCGAAATGTTGCGTAGCATGCTGGCTGATCAGGTGCAAGCAGCGTATATTTTCGGCTCATTCGCCTCGGGCAATCATGAACCCCTCAGTGATATCGATTTGATTGTCGTTGCTCAAACAGCTTTACCCTTTCACGAACGGCCGCACCAGTTTGAACGGGTTTATGAAGTGTGGCCACGCATCGACCTGCTCGTCTACACCCCTGAAGAATTTGCGCGCCAATTGCAAAACGCCGACCAGGGCGGTTTCTGGAAGAGCGTCAAAGATTCGCTGGTGAAAATTCTCTGA
- a CDS encoding exo-beta-N-acetylmuramidase NamZ family protein, which yields MRTTFGIDRLLADPGKYLKGKRFALLVNQSSVAADGRYLFEALIAQGYKPEKIFAPEHGLFGTEQDQITVADEVDGFTGLKAVSLYGQTKEELKPRASDLGGLETLVVDIQDIGCRYYTYAYTMAFCIEACAALGIEVIICDRPNPLGGVVVEGGIVHKGFESFVGAYPLAVRHALTIGEVARLLNATEKWNAKLTVIELKNWNRNWLYPQTEGLWVQPSPNMPTVDTAIVYPGTCLFEATNVSEGRGTTRPFEIIGAPFIHPKEYAAALNALHLPGVYFRPLYFKPTFHKYKDEACGGVFVHVTDVAEFESFYTGLTMVKTAHDLYPKHFDWRREPYEYVADKLAIDLLSGSEKFRLNVEAGGQLEEFRQAYFAEEKEFRHHCADFFLYS from the coding sequence ATGCGCACCACCTTCGGCATCGACCGGCTGCTCGCCGACCCCGGCAAGTACCTGAAGGGCAAACGCTTTGCGCTGCTTGTCAACCAGAGCTCGGTCGCGGCCGATGGCCGTTACCTGTTCGAAGCGCTCATCGCACAGGGCTACAAACCCGAAAAAATTTTTGCTCCCGAACACGGGCTCTTCGGCACCGAGCAAGACCAGATCACTGTAGCCGATGAGGTCGACGGCTTCACGGGTCTTAAGGCTGTCAGCCTCTACGGACAGACCAAAGAAGAGCTCAAACCCCGCGCGAGCGACCTCGGGGGCCTCGAAACACTCGTCGTTGATATACAGGACATCGGCTGCCGCTACTACACTTATGCATACACGATGGCATTCTGCATCGAAGCCTGCGCCGCACTGGGCATCGAGGTAATCATCTGCGACCGGCCAAACCCGCTCGGTGGCGTGGTGGTCGAAGGCGGCATCGTGCACAAGGGCTTTGAGTCTTTTGTGGGAGCTTACCCCCTTGCCGTGCGGCACGCTCTCACCATCGGAGAAGTCGCCCGCCTGCTGAACGCAACAGAGAAATGGAATGCGAAGCTCACAGTAATCGAACTTAAAAACTGGAACCGCAACTGGTTGTACCCACAGACCGAAGGCCTGTGGGTACAGCCTTCTCCCAACATGCCGACAGTGGATACCGCGATTGTCTACCCCGGCACATGTCTCTTTGAAGCGACCAATGTTTCAGAAGGCAGGGGCACAACCCGCCCGTTCGAAATTATCGGCGCACCGTTTATCCATCCCAAAGAATATGCCGCAGCCCTGAACGCACTGCATCTCCCCGGTGTCTATTTTCGCCCGCTCTACTTCAAGCCGACGTTTCACAAGTACAAAGACGAAGCATGTGGGGGAGTGTTCGTGCACGTGACCGATGTTGCCGAGTTTGAGTCATTCTACACTGGCCTGACGATGGTGAAAACCGCGCACGACCTTTACCCGAAACACTTCGACTGGCGGCGCGAGCCGTATGAATACGTCGCCGATAAACTCGCCATTGACCTCTTGAGCGGTTCAGAAAAGTTCAGGCTCAACGTCGAGGCCGGCGGGCAGCTCGAAGAATTTCGCCAGGCATATTTCGCCGAAGAGAAAGAATTTCGCCACCACTGTGCGGATTTTTTTCTCTACTCGTGA
- a CDS encoding ankyrin repeat domain-containing protein produces MRSLIPGLPNDILPRLFSLLTLLILLVSSIQADSFQELRKVKTQKQAEAFIAKYGINKISGDGATLLSYAAYNSDLKMVRFLLSKGVDPNITSENGSSALSAAANPQGFEIMKALIESGAKINYVRGASPNSAGSTILSDLFRSGWGKKADITPMLIEIGADVNHRNNRGETPLMAALSSDYGQQKAIEILVRSGANVNAQDNFGQTVLHLAAKSYEQSIFQKLLEFDPDANLKYKDGETPLFALVLYGKAEGVKMLVAKGADVDVRLANGKSLLEFAIAVKEHRAKTLPHLLPASKNINAPDSKGNSLLMTAAMLNQLDVVKLLVEHGADMNVKNQYNATPLQIAKMNNYEAIVRYLTSKGAQ; encoded by the coding sequence ATGCGAAGTTTAATCCCTGGTTTGCCGAACGACATTCTCCCAAGACTCTTCAGCCTTTTGACTCTGCTGATTCTCTTGGTTTCGTCGATTCAGGCAGACAGTTTTCAAGAGCTGCGTAAAGTCAAGACGCAGAAACAGGCCGAGGCGTTTATCGCAAAATACGGAATCAACAAAATCTCGGGCGACGGCGCCACACTGCTCTCGTACGCTGCGTACAATTCTGATCTGAAAATGGTCAGATTTCTGCTCAGCAAAGGCGTCGACCCGAATATCACGAGTGAAAATGGCAGCAGTGCGCTTTCGGCGGCGGCTAACCCTCAAGGCTTTGAAATCATGAAGGCCTTGATCGAATCGGGTGCTAAAATCAACTACGTTCGCGGTGCAAGCCCAAACTCTGCGGGTAGTACAATACTGAGTGACCTTTTCAGAAGCGGCTGGGGCAAAAAAGCAGATATAACTCCGATGCTGATCGAAATCGGTGCCGACGTGAACCACCGAAATAATCGTGGAGAAACACCACTGATGGCAGCACTCTCTTCAGATTACGGCCAGCAAAAAGCAATAGAGATTCTGGTTCGCTCTGGCGCGAATGTGAATGCGCAAGACAACTTTGGGCAGACGGTATTGCATCTCGCCGCCAAATCGTACGAACAGTCGATTTTCCAGAAACTGCTCGAATTCGATCCCGACGCCAATCTTAAGTACAAAGACGGCGAAACGCCGCTATTTGCGCTGGTGCTTTACGGAAAAGCTGAGGGTGTAAAGATGCTCGTTGCCAAGGGTGCCGATGTTGATGTGCGCCTTGCCAACGGGAAGTCATTGCTAGAATTTGCTATCGCAGTGAAAGAACACCGCGCCAAAACTCTGCCACACCTGCTGCCCGCTTCTAAAAATATCAACGCACCAGATTCAAAGGGTAATTCTCTGCTCATGACGGCTGCGATGCTCAATCAACTCGATGTGGTGAAGCTTCTTGTTGAGCACGGTGCAGACATGAATGTAAAAAACCAATACAATGCGACACCGCTGCAGATCGCGAAAATGAACAACTACGAGGCCATAGTGCGGTACCTGACATCAAAAGGCGCGCAATGA
- a CDS encoding SRPBCC domain-containing protein, which produces MHCKSIETKIEIEAPPEVVWAEFSDFDKYGEWNPFLRVSGEMKPGSKLAVAFHRSGDDWFKMNPTVLEASNRHLIWRGRLLMPGIFTGEHEFRFEQTEKGQTVFYHNEKFNGLIVPFFPLGDTERKFEAMNAALKKRAEHATRKPK; this is translated from the coding sequence ATGCATTGCAAGAGCATCGAAACCAAAATTGAAATTGAGGCACCGCCCGAAGTGGTATGGGCTGAATTCAGCGACTTTGACAAATACGGTGAATGGAACCCGTTTCTCAGGGTTAGCGGCGAAATGAAGCCCGGTTCAAAACTTGCCGTTGCATTTCACCGCAGCGGCGACGATTGGTTCAAGATGAACCCGACGGTTCTTGAAGCCTCGAATCGCCACCTGATCTGGCGCGGCCGACTGCTGATGCCGGGTATTTTCACCGGCGAGCATGAATTTCGCTTCGAGCAGACAGAGAAGGGACAGACAGTCTTTTATCACAATGAGAAATTCAATGGCCTTATTGTGCCTTTTTTTCCGCTGGGCGACACAGAAAGAAAATTCGAAGCGATGAATGCCGCGCTGAAAAAGCGCGCAGAGCATGCCACGCGCAAACCTAAATAG
- a CDS encoding TetR/AcrR family transcriptional regulator has protein sequence MPRANLNREKVYAAAAWLANKRGFAALSLKDIAAHLNVKPPSLFKHVRDLGEIKDALAVSGMSKLSAAIASAAEESASNRLEHILFAYRDFAKEFPGEYDAFQETHVKRSAKVYKAAEQMLAVFASALSERLTADEKVHALRFMRSAVHGFVMLEKHGGFGLAQNVDESFRIIVQQLVALYAV, from the coding sequence ATGCCACGCGCAAACCTAAATAGAGAAAAAGTCTACGCTGCAGCCGCGTGGTTGGCAAACAAGCGCGGTTTTGCGGCACTGAGTCTCAAAGACATAGCGGCGCATCTGAACGTGAAACCGCCTTCGCTTTTCAAGCACGTTCGCGACCTTGGCGAAATCAAAGACGCGCTCGCCGTATCGGGTATGTCAAAGCTGAGTGCGGCTATCGCCTCGGCGGCGGAAGAAAGCGCCAGCAACCGTCTCGAACATATTCTTTTTGCTTACCGTGACTTTGCCAAAGAATTTCCCGGCGAATACGATGCGTTTCAAGAGACTCATGTAAAGCGCTCAGCCAAGGTCTATAAAGCCGCTGAGCAAATGCTGGCGGTTTTCGCTTCAGCTTTGTCTGAGAGATTGACCGCCGATGAAAAAGTCCATGCGCTCAGGTTCATGCGCAGCGCCGTTCATGGTTTTGTCATGCTCGAAAAACACGGCGGCTTTGGCCTTGCGCAGAACGTCGATGAATCATTCAGAATTATTGTTCAACAGCTTGTGGCCTTATACGCCGTGTAG
- a CDS encoding NAD(P)-dependent alcohol dehydrogenase has translation MKAAYREHYRDALTVREVAQPVAHPDEILVRVHATTVNRTDCAVMTGKPFIMRFFTGLMKPRSPIPGTDFAGEVVAVGDKVSLFKKGQRVFGFNDQGLGSQAEYVAVSEQQAVAEIPQNVSYPQAAASLEAAHYAYNFLSKVKHTAGAQVLVNGATGGIGSAMVQFLRHAGVRVTATANTKNLALVKQLGAERVINFEIEDFTRIEDRFEFVFDAVGKSTFCKCRHLLKPKGVYISSEPGPWLQNPLLALFTPLLPGKTVKFPLPLDIKRSIKFISELLASGAFKPVIDRTYALDQIAEAYTYVASGAKTGNVVIEI, from the coding sequence ATGAAAGCAGCCTACCGCGAACATTACCGCGACGCACTCACCGTGCGCGAAGTCGCGCAGCCGGTCGCGCACCCCGATGAAATTCTCGTCAGAGTGCACGCCACAACCGTGAACCGTACAGACTGCGCGGTAATGACCGGCAAACCCTTCATCATGCGTTTCTTCACCGGTCTCATGAAACCGAGATCACCGATACCGGGCACCGATTTTGCCGGCGAGGTTGTTGCCGTCGGCGATAAAGTTTCTCTCTTTAAGAAGGGCCAGCGCGTTTTTGGCTTCAACGACCAGGGCCTTGGCTCTCAGGCCGAATATGTCGCGGTGAGCGAGCAGCAGGCAGTTGCCGAGATACCACAGAACGTGAGCTATCCTCAGGCAGCTGCAAGTCTCGAAGCTGCGCACTATGCGTATAACTTTTTGAGTAAGGTGAAGCACACTGCGGGCGCACAGGTTTTGGTCAACGGCGCGACCGGTGGCATCGGTTCGGCGATGGTGCAATTTTTGCGGCACGCGGGTGTGCGTGTCACGGCGACGGCCAACACAAAGAACCTCGCGCTCGTAAAGCAACTTGGCGCCGAGCGGGTGATCAATTTTGAAATTGAGGATTTCACCCGAATCGAAGACCGGTTCGAATTTGTCTTTGATGCCGTGGGTAAAAGCACCTTCTGCAAATGCCGACACTTGCTGAAACCAAAGGGAGTCTATATCTCTTCAGAGCCGGGGCCGTGGTTGCAGAACCCGCTGCTCGCGCTCTTCACGCCGCTTCTGCCGGGCAAGACTGTCAAATTTCCCCTGCCGCTCGATATCAAACGCAGCATAAAATTCATCTCAGAGCTGCTCGCCTCGGGCGCGTTCAAGCCCGTGATCGATCGCACTTACGCGCTCGATCAGATTGCCGAGGCATATACGTACGTCGCGTCGGGTGCGAAGACGGGGAATGTGGTGATTGAAATTTAA
- a CDS encoding pyridoxamine 5'-phosphate oxidase family protein: MPERIIQSVSALEACVGKTPGPRDLKVIDFLDAEALRWISASPCLFVSRAGKHDNRAQATIAGGEPGFVKAQASHLTIARASIDGADSFGIGDGFGSLFVIPTQKESLRVNGTVTGISDTEVTVEVAQCYLHCAKAFMRSKLWQEYEPGSEVKTESEFCEKTRFMLVATSDRDRRADMSPKGDPAGMLLQLHDGQFWYSDRPGNRRVDGFRNILNQPQIEILALLAGSPQILRISGEAVMYAEHQQKDRFIVAEKEPLLVVRIHPEHVSFEQSAALARAKLWPPHEPKLKFNPTEIWKGHMKLSKVSGVDATLAKAAVSMPGVLQTGLDWDYKNNLY; the protein is encoded by the coding sequence ATGCCAGAAAGAATAATACAATCGGTGAGCGCTTTAGAGGCCTGCGTCGGCAAGACTCCCGGGCCGAGAGATCTGAAGGTCATCGACTTTCTCGACGCTGAGGCTTTACGCTGGATCTCCGCATCGCCCTGCCTTTTTGTCTCCCGCGCAGGCAAACACGATAACCGTGCACAGGCAACGATAGCCGGTGGGGAACCCGGCTTCGTGAAAGCACAGGCCAGCCATCTCACGATTGCGCGGGCTTCGATCGACGGCGCAGATAGTTTTGGCATCGGTGATGGCTTTGGTTCTCTTTTCGTAATCCCCACTCAAAAAGAAAGTCTGCGTGTGAACGGAACCGTGACCGGCATTTCAGATACCGAAGTCACCGTTGAAGTTGCGCAATGTTATCTGCATTGTGCCAAAGCCTTTATGCGCTCAAAGCTCTGGCAAGAATACGAGCCGGGCTCTGAGGTGAAAACCGAAAGCGAGTTTTGCGAAAAAACGCGGTTTATGCTGGTGGCGACGAGCGATCGCGACCGCAGGGCAGACATGAGTCCGAAGGGTGACCCTGCGGGCATGCTATTGCAGCTGCATGATGGGCAGTTTTGGTATTCAGACCGACCGGGAAATCGCCGGGTCGACGGATTTAGAAATATACTGAACCAACCGCAGATTGAAATTCTTGCTTTGCTCGCGGGCAGCCCGCAGATTCTGCGCATCAGCGGCGAGGCGGTAATGTACGCAGAACATCAGCAAAAAGACCGATTCATTGTCGCCGAAAAAGAGCCCTTGCTCGTCGTGAGGATTCACCCCGAACACGTGTCGTTCGAACAGAGCGCAGCATTGGCGCGCGCGAAACTCTGGCCGCCGCACGAACCGAAGCTCAAATTCAACCCAACAGAAATCTGGAAAGGCCATATGAAGCTCAGCAAAGTGAGTGGAGTCGACGCGACGCTGGCCAAAGCGGCGGTGTCGATGCCAGGTGTTTTGCAGACCGGGCTGGATTGGGATTACAAGAATAATTTGTATTAA